In Desulfosporosinus youngiae DSM 17734, the genomic stretch TTGCATGGAGAGGCGGTAAAAGCCCACAAGACGGTGCGGGGAAACGGAGCCACGGGTTCACATCAGGTATTACCCGGAGGTTTGGCACGAAAGTGTCCGGTGGACAGTTTCGCCGAAGCGGCCATCTCCAAAGAAGACTTATCCGCTGAAGGTAGCTCCCGCACCGGCGAGTGGGCGAGGCTCGGAATGCTGCGGTACACGAAGACACTGTCTTCGCACGGATTACCCTTCTCGCAGACACTGTCTTCGCACGAATTAACTAATCTTGCACGGATGTGGCGAAGCTGTCCGACCCGAACGGCTCCGTTTTCATCCTCTGCTGGTGCTGTACCAGCGCTAAAACGGAAGGCCTATTCTTCGAATCAGGGCAAACCCTGCTCGTTTCGCGAGAGGAAGAAGTACTTTGCGTGCCAGCGGCAGACCAACACGCCGGGCGAGAGGAATTCCTACTTTGCGGGCCAAAGGAGGGCCAACTTGTTGCGCAATAGGAAGCCCTACTTTGCGGGCCAGGAGAGGTCCAAATTGATTCATGAGAGAAGGACCGTATTGTTTTATGAGAAGTTCAGCTTGTTGCTGCCAGGGATTAGGAGGCACTGTCTTTACAGAAGAGGGTGGAAGTTGAGGTAAAGCAGTTTGCTGCTGATTAGACGATGCGGGCTGATTTACCGGTTGGGCTATAGGTTGAGCTATAGGCTGAACTACCGGCTTAGGCATTGATTGAGAAGCCGGTCCGGAATGTTGCTGTTGCCGTACAGGTTTAGTTTCCTGGCGCTGAATTGGCGAGAACCTGTTATATTGAGTCGGGGAGTAACCCCGTTGTCCCATCAACGATTTCATGGGCAAGCCCCCTTATATAAATGTGAGTATCATTGGTTCATAATACACGGTATGCACCATATGGATTAATGTTCCACATAAGGATATAAATAACATTAATCCATTGGTCTGCCTTTTGTTTCTTCGCCAAGGATGATCACATTTAGGCTTGTCAGGACTAATACAGATGCAAACATAAGGAAAACAGCTTGAGAGGATAACTGATAAGTCCCTATCATCACCCCGACAACGACTGGGGCCAGAATACCGCCGATCCTTCCAAATCCGGCAGCCCAACCGGATCCGGTGGCCCGGGCATGTGTTGGATAAAGTTCAGGGGTATAAGTATAGACAAGACCCCAAGCACCAAGGTTAAAGAAAGACATTAGAGAACCTAATACTAAGATGCTCTGAACATCCGTGCTTTGTCCGAAGAAATACGCGGAAATTGCTGTGCCCATAAGATAGACAGCCAGCGTCGGCTTTCGGCCAATCTTGTCAACTAAATATGCCGCACTAAAATATCCGGGGATTTGAGCTAGCGTCATGGTCATAACATACTGAAAGCTCTTAGTTAAAGTAAATCCCTTCAGAGCTAATAGAGAAGGAAGCCAAGTGAAGATTCCATAATAGGAGAAAACTATACCGAACCAGAGGAGCCAGAGAAAAACCGTTCTTTTGATAAATTTGCTTGAAAAGAGTTCCGTTACCGCTATTTTAGACGGAGATTCCAAAGCCGGCTGCGAGCCTTGCTTGTCAGCGGCAGGTTGGACACCTGACTGAAGTTCAATATTACGGACAATCGCTTCTGCTTGAGCTGATTGGCCTTTTGAGGCTAAATAACGAGGTGATTCCGGAATAGCTTTCCATAGATAAAATACATAGAGGGCAGGAAGAGCACCTATGTAGAAGGCAGATTGCCATCCTAACCAGGGAATGACGAGATACGAGACCAGAGCAGCCAATAGCCAGCCAATAGCCCAAAAGCTTTCCAAAAGAACGAGAAATTTGCCGCGGTGTTTGGCCGGAGAAAACTCACTTACCAGCGTTACGGCAACAGGAAGCTGACCGCCTAAACCGAAGCCAACTAAAAAACGAAAGACTAAGAGAGATTCAAAGCTCCAAGACAGGCCACACAACCCGGTGGACAAACTATAAATAATGAGTGTCGAGGCAAAAACCTTTTTGCGGCCGATAAGGTCCGCGATAGTCCCTGAGAGAATGGCTCCCAGCGCCATGCCGACAAGCCCGATACTTCCTATGGTGCCGACTTGTTCCGGACTGAGGTTCCAAGCCTTCATTAATACAGGAAGAACAAAGGAAATAATACCAGTGTCCATGGAGTCAAACATCCAACCTAATCCGGCTGACATCAGCAATAGATAATGGAATTTGGATACCGGTAATGTTTCTAAGCGTTCTGTTAAAGTCATCTCATTCGCGACCTTTCTCCAACGATAAACAAATTGCCCGCTCTGCTTGGGGGTTATCTCAGAAATATTGTAATATAATGTCTATTCGGCGT encodes the following:
- a CDS encoding MFS transporter, with amino-acid sequence MTLTERLETLPVSKFHYLLLMSAGLGWMFDSMDTGIISFVLPVLMKAWNLSPEQVGTIGSIGLVGMALGAILSGTIADLIGRKKVFASTLIIYSLSTGLCGLSWSFESLLVFRFLVGFGLGGQLPVAVTLVSEFSPAKHRGKFLVLLESFWAIGWLLAALVSYLVIPWLGWQSAFYIGALPALYVFYLWKAIPESPRYLASKGQSAQAEAIVRNIELQSGVQPAADKQGSQPALESPSKIAVTELFSSKFIKRTVFLWLLWFGIVFSYYGIFTWLPSLLALKGFTLTKSFQYVMTMTLAQIPGYFSAAYLVDKIGRKPTLAVYLMGTAISAYFFGQSTDVQSILVLGSLMSFFNLGAWGLVYTYTPELYPTHARATGSGWAAGFGRIGGILAPVVVGVMIGTYQLSSQAVFLMFASVLVLTSLNVIILGEETKGRPMD